The genomic window ACCGTTGCTCATGACCAGTTTCTTAATCTTAATTTAGATCAGTTAATGAAAGAAAAAGGCGTGAGTTATGATGTCAAAGGAGTTCTTTCAAAGGAGAGTATTGATAAGAGATTATAATTAAAATGTATTAACAATAATTCCTGTGGAAATTGTAGCAGATCTGCAGGGTACACATAAACAAAAAATGTTGGAACACGATATAAGACCCTGGGGAGAATACTGGGTTTTAGAAGATGCTGAAACGCATAAAGTAAAGAGAATTCTGGTTAATCCGGGAGGAAGGCTTTCCTTACAATATCATCATCACAGGGCTGAAGTCTGGACTATGGTATCAGGAATAGGAACGATCACCATAAATGATGAAATTAAAAATTATAAAGCGAGAGAGGTTGCACAGATCCCTTTAGTAACGCATCACCGTATGGATAACAAAACTAAGGATCCGGTTATTTTTATAGAAGTACAATACGGAACTTACTTCGGTGAGGACGATATTGTAAGAGTGGAAGATGATTACAACAGAGTATGAAAATATACAACGTCATTTTATCGGGAGGGGTAGGAAGCCGTCTTTGGCCTCTTTCCCGTAAGCAACACCCGAAACAGTTTCTGAAATTATTTTCAGGTAAAGCTTTATTTGAATTAACGGCGGAACGCAATCAGAAGGTGGTGGATCAAATCATGGTAGTAGGTAATACGGATCATATCGAATGGAGCAAGCAACTGTTAAATGAGATTTCCATCCCTAAAACTTTCATCACCGAAACGGCTGCCCGGAA from Chryseobacterium sp. SORGH_AS_0447 includes these protein-coding regions:
- a CDS encoding phosphomannose isomerase type II C-terminal cupin domain; amino-acid sequence: MEHDIRPWGEYWVLEDAETHKVKRILVNPGGRLSLQYHHHRAEVWTMVSGIGTITINDEIKNYKAREVAQIPLVTHHRMDNKTKDPVIFIEVQYGTYFGEDDIVRVEDDYNRV